In Coregonus clupeaformis isolate EN_2021a chromosome 15, ASM2061545v1, whole genome shotgun sequence, one genomic interval encodes:
- the LOC121582569 gene encoding sphingomyelin phosphodiesterase 4-like isoform X3 yields the protein MAAPVLQQSSFLLANLKVDLTTKPFLQRCQEMVKVIDDYPVKELHLIFPWLVESVFGSLDGVIVGWNLRFLQACSNEYNIVMDFLNPSGPMMKLVYKLQAEEYKYEIPVSFLPGPVKASIQEGVLPDCPLFHNKLHFPLPGLQTLSLALNPFEYYMFMFASSLITPKNYPLGQHVSSLDSAYFVLVDTYLKYFLPTEGSVPPSPFTDNRGSVSPPAPRAPSVPFAGYGVHSTSLLKRHISHQPSVTADPAAQEIWRSEALLQVFVEMWLHHYSLEMYQKLQSPQVKLALLQYRLSMSSMPCQPLTPPGSGTFDTYQEPFTPTEEHVLVVRLLVKHLHAFSCSLKPEQVSSSPSAHSHPSPLEELKRVVVQRFVQQKLYVFLQHCFGHWPLDASFRVVLEMWLSYIQPWRYTGEKTNPQTHQNKGVPEKWSSFVQENLLMYTNLFQGFLNRVVRTDLVNVKNALMVFRVAKVFAQPNLSEMIQKGEQLFLEPEHVLHHRQHRGFLTPGHGGSFLSARQPVVTDWVFKVKSHVYGLEGPDCQYKQMFGTELRGAVLKLIRIIAQARQTAERISDQSAEVAASNSFMSWFGMGSPDLNYTFNGGEVDDTGECVKKTHEFLERSLDYLCQIFRLNAGQLSQLMATLGSGQDDGNSKQLPDSVQGENGLILTDLGRMQVINGLRRFEIEYQGDPELQPIRSYENAILVRLFFKISSLVNERFGGHMDALCSRPDSLGQLGRYYLASSEAMADGRSPETRRTAARNRRPRLSLRTLASYRTLLMLLLLYLFGALFSFGPMSSTLLILTGGFLYGLFIALFGDKLKSQ from the exons ATGGCTGCCCCTGTCTTGCAACAGTCCAGTTTCCTTCTG GCCAACCTGAAAGTTGACTTGACCACCAAGCCTTTTCTCCAGCGTTGCCAGGAAATGGTCAAGGTCATTGATGACTACCCTGTGAAG GAGCTGCACCTGATCTTCCCATGGCTGGTAGAGAGTGTTTTTGGCAGTCTGGATGGTGTCATCGTGGGCTGGAACCTGCGATTTCTGCAGGCATGCAGCAATGAGTACAACATCGTCATGGACTTTCTCAATCCTAG TGGTCCAATGATGAAGCTTGTGTACAAGCTTCAAGCAGAGGAGTACAAATATGAAATACCAGTCAGCTTTCTCCCT GGTCCTGTAAAGGCGTCCATACAGGAAGGCGTCCTCCCAGATTGCCCACTTTTTCACAACAAGCTGCATTTTCCTCTGCCTGGTCTGCAGACACTCAGCCTGGCGCTCA ATCCCTTTGAATATTACATGTTCATGTTTGCCTCCAGTCTCATCACACCAAAG AACTACCCTCTAGGCCAGCATGTGAGCAGCTTGGACAGTGCATACTTTGTGCTGGTGGACACCTACCTCAAGTATTTCCTCCCTACAGAGGGCAGTGTTCCCCCCTCTCCATTCACAGACAACAGAGGCTCTGTGTCTCCACCTGCTCCCAG GGCTCCCAGCGTGCCTTTTGCAGGTTATGGTGTCCACAGCACCAGCCTCCTCAAGCGCCACATATCCCATCAGCCCTCAGTCACTGCTGACCCTGCAGCCCAGGAGATCTGGAGGTCAGAGGCATTACTACAG GTGTTTGTGGAGATGTGGCTGCATCACTACTCCCTGGAGATGTACCAGAAGCTGCAGTCCCCCCAGGTGAAG CTGGCGCTGCTGCAGTATCGCCTCAGTATGTCCAGCATGCCGTGCCAACCCCTGACCCCTCCTGGCTCTGGGACCTTCGACACGTACCAA GAGCCCTTCACCCCGACAGAGGAGCATGTTCTGGTGGTTCGTCTCCTGGTGAAGCACCTCCATGCCTTCTCCTGCAGCCTGAAGCCTGAGCAGGTCTCCTCCTCGCCCTCGGCTCACTCCCACCCCAGCCCCCTGGAGGAGTTGAAGAG GGTGGTTGTCCAGCGTTTTGTCCAGCAGAAGCTATATGTGTTCCTCCAGCACTGCTTTGGTCACTGGCCTTTAGATGCCTCCTTCAGAGTG gTGTTAGAGATGTGGCTTAGCTACATCCAGCCATGGAGGTACACAGGAGAGAAGACCAATCCTCAGACACACCAGAACAAAGGTGTACCTGAGAAATG GAGCTCGTTTGTTCAGGAGAACCTACTCATGTACACCAACCTCTTTCAGGGCTTCCTAAACAGGGTGGTACGCACAGACCTGGTCAATGTAAAAAATGCACTAATGGTCTTCAGGGTGGCCAAAGTCTTCGCTCAGCCAAACCTATCAGAGATGATTCAGAAAG GAGAGCAGCTGTTTCTGGAGCCGGAGCACGTCCTCCACCACCGGCAGCACCGGGGCTTCCTCACGCCGGGCCACGGTGGCAGCTTTCTATCTGCACGGCAGCCTGTGGTGACAGACTGGGTGTTCAAGGTGAAGAGCCACGTGTACGGCCTGGAGGGACCGGACTGTCAGTACAAACAGATGTTTGGCACGGAGCTGAGGGGCGCG GTCTTAAAGCTTATTCGGATCATCGCCCAGGCAAGGCAGACCGCTGAGAGGATATCAGATCAGTCAGCTGAGGTGGCGGCCAGCAACTCCTTCATGTCCTGGTTTGGAATGGGCTCCCCCGACCTCAACTATACCTTCAATGGAGGAGAGGTGGATGACACCGGGGAGTGTGTCAAGAAGACCCACGAGTTTCTGGAGAGGTCACTGGACTACCTCTGTCAGATATTTCGG CTGAATGCAGGACAGCTGTCTCAGCTGATGGCTACCCTGGGCTCTGGTCAGGACGATGGGAACTCCAAGCAGCTACCAGACTCTGTTCAAGGGGAGAATGGACTCATCCTCACAGACCTGGGCCGGATGCAG GTCATCAATGGACTGCGTAGATTTGAGATAGAGTACCAAGGGGACCCGGAGCTTCAGCCCATCAGGAGCTATGAGAACGCCATCCTGGTCAGACTGTTCTTCAAGATCTCATCTCTGGTAAATGAGAGG TTCGGAGGTCACATGGATGCTCTGTGCTCGCGGCCGGACTCCCTGGGCCAATTGGGACGTTACTACCTGGCCAGCTCCGAGGCCATGGCGGATGGCAGGAGCCCGGAGACGCGACGAACAGCGGCGAGGAACCGACGGCCGCGGCTAAGCCTGCGCACGCTGGCGAGCTACAGAACTCTGCTGATGCTTCTACTGCTCTACCTGTTTGGGGCACTGTTCTCATTCGGCCCAATGTCCAGCACACTGCTCATCCTTACAGGAGGCTTTCTCTACGGACTCTTCATTGCCTTGTTTGGAGATAAACTCAAGTCCCAGTAG
- the LOC121582569 gene encoding sphingomyelin phosphodiesterase 4-like isoform X7, with protein MDFLNPSGPMMKLVYKLQAEEYKYEIPVSFLPGPVKASIQEGVLPDCPLFHNKLHFPLPGLQTLSLALNPFEYYMFMFASSLITPKNYPLGQHVSSLDSAYFVLVDTYLKYFLPTEGSVPPSPFTDNRGSVSPPAPRAPSVPFAGYGVHSTSLLKRHISHQPSVTADPAAQEIWRSEALLQVFVEMWLHHYSLEMYQKLQSPQVKLALLQYRLSMSSMPCQPLTPPGSGTFDTYQEPFTPTEEHVLVVRLLVKHLHAFSCSLKPEQVSSSPSAHSHPSPLEELKRVVVQRFVQQKLYVFLQHCFGHWPLDASFRVVLEMWLSYIQPWRYTGEKTNPQTHQNKGVPEKWSSFVQENLLMYTNLFQGFLNRVVRTDLVNVKNALMVFRVAKVFAQPNLSEMIQKGEQLFLEPEHVLHHRQHRGFLTPGHGGSFLSARQPVVTDWVFKVKSHVYGLEGPDCQYKQMFGTELRGASVSFTPATEETEECAIMRGYRVQLLLREVLKLIRIIAQARQTAERISDQSAEVAASNSFMSWFGMGSPDLNYTFNGGEVDDTGECVKKTHEFLERSLDYLCQIFRLNAGQLSQLMATLGSGQDDGNSKQLPDSVQGENGLILTDLGRMQVINGLRRFEIEYQGDPELQPIRSYENAILVRLFFKISSLVNERFGGHMDALCSRPDSLGQLGRYYLASSEAMADGRSPETRRTAARNRRPRLSLRTLASYRTLLMLLLLYLFGALFSFGPMSSTLLILTGGFLYGLFIALFGDKLKSQ; from the exons ATGGACTTTCTCAATCCTAG TGGTCCAATGATGAAGCTTGTGTACAAGCTTCAAGCAGAGGAGTACAAATATGAAATACCAGTCAGCTTTCTCCCT GGTCCTGTAAAGGCGTCCATACAGGAAGGCGTCCTCCCAGATTGCCCACTTTTTCACAACAAGCTGCATTTTCCTCTGCCTGGTCTGCAGACACTCAGCCTGGCGCTCA ATCCCTTTGAATATTACATGTTCATGTTTGCCTCCAGTCTCATCACACCAAAG AACTACCCTCTAGGCCAGCATGTGAGCAGCTTGGACAGTGCATACTTTGTGCTGGTGGACACCTACCTCAAGTATTTCCTCCCTACAGAGGGCAGTGTTCCCCCCTCTCCATTCACAGACAACAGAGGCTCTGTGTCTCCACCTGCTCCCAG GGCTCCCAGCGTGCCTTTTGCAGGTTATGGTGTCCACAGCACCAGCCTCCTCAAGCGCCACATATCCCATCAGCCCTCAGTCACTGCTGACCCTGCAGCCCAGGAGATCTGGAGGTCAGAGGCATTACTACAG GTGTTTGTGGAGATGTGGCTGCATCACTACTCCCTGGAGATGTACCAGAAGCTGCAGTCCCCCCAGGTGAAG CTGGCGCTGCTGCAGTATCGCCTCAGTATGTCCAGCATGCCGTGCCAACCCCTGACCCCTCCTGGCTCTGGGACCTTCGACACGTACCAA GAGCCCTTCACCCCGACAGAGGAGCATGTTCTGGTGGTTCGTCTCCTGGTGAAGCACCTCCATGCCTTCTCCTGCAGCCTGAAGCCTGAGCAGGTCTCCTCCTCGCCCTCGGCTCACTCCCACCCCAGCCCCCTGGAGGAGTTGAAGAG GGTGGTTGTCCAGCGTTTTGTCCAGCAGAAGCTATATGTGTTCCTCCAGCACTGCTTTGGTCACTGGCCTTTAGATGCCTCCTTCAGAGTG gTGTTAGAGATGTGGCTTAGCTACATCCAGCCATGGAGGTACACAGGAGAGAAGACCAATCCTCAGACACACCAGAACAAAGGTGTACCTGAGAAATG GAGCTCGTTTGTTCAGGAGAACCTACTCATGTACACCAACCTCTTTCAGGGCTTCCTAAACAGGGTGGTACGCACAGACCTGGTCAATGTAAAAAATGCACTAATGGTCTTCAGGGTGGCCAAAGTCTTCGCTCAGCCAAACCTATCAGAGATGATTCAGAAAG GAGAGCAGCTGTTTCTGGAGCCGGAGCACGTCCTCCACCACCGGCAGCACCGGGGCTTCCTCACGCCGGGCCACGGTGGCAGCTTTCTATCTGCACGGCAGCCTGTGGTGACAGACTGGGTGTTCAAGGTGAAGAGCCACGTGTACGGCCTGGAGGGACCGGACTGTCAGTACAAACAGATGTTTGGCACGGAGCTGAGGGGCGCG tctgtttcttttacgcctgctacggaagagacagaagaatgcgCGATCATGAGGGGATATAGAGTGCAGCTGTTGCTTCGTGAG GTCTTAAAGCTTATTCGGATCATCGCCCAGGCAAGGCAGACCGCTGAGAGGATATCAGATCAGTCAGCTGAGGTGGCGGCCAGCAACTCCTTCATGTCCTGGTTTGGAATGGGCTCCCCCGACCTCAACTATACCTTCAATGGAGGAGAGGTGGATGACACCGGGGAGTGTGTCAAGAAGACCCACGAGTTTCTGGAGAGGTCACTGGACTACCTCTGTCAGATATTTCGG CTGAATGCAGGACAGCTGTCTCAGCTGATGGCTACCCTGGGCTCTGGTCAGGACGATGGGAACTCCAAGCAGCTACCAGACTCTGTTCAAGGGGAGAATGGACTCATCCTCACAGACCTGGGCCGGATGCAG GTCATCAATGGACTGCGTAGATTTGAGATAGAGTACCAAGGGGACCCGGAGCTTCAGCCCATCAGGAGCTATGAGAACGCCATCCTGGTCAGACTGTTCTTCAAGATCTCATCTCTGGTAAATGAGAGG TTCGGAGGTCACATGGATGCTCTGTGCTCGCGGCCGGACTCCCTGGGCCAATTGGGACGTTACTACCTGGCCAGCTCCGAGGCCATGGCGGATGGCAGGAGCCCGGAGACGCGACGAACAGCGGCGAGGAACCGACGGCCGCGGCTAAGCCTGCGCACGCTGGCGAGCTACAGAACTCTGCTGATGCTTCTACTGCTCTACCTGTTTGGGGCACTGTTCTCATTCGGCCCAATGTCCAGCACACTGCTCATCCTTACAGGAGGCTTTCTCTACGGACTCTTCATTGCCTTGTTTGGAGATAAACTCAAGTCCCAGTAG
- the LOC121582569 gene encoding sphingomyelin phosphodiesterase 4-like isoform X4, with protein sequence MAAPVLQQSSFLLANLKVDLTTKPFLQRCQEMVKVIDDYPVKELHLIFPWLVESVFGSLDGVIVGWNLRFLQACSNEYNIVMDFLNPSGPMMKLVYKLQAEEYKYEIPVSFLPGPVKASIQEGVLPDCPLFHNKLHFPLPGLQTLSLALNPFEYYMFMFASSLITPKNYPLGQHVSSLDSAYFVLVDTYLKYFLPTEGSVPPSPFTDNRGSVSPPAPRAPSVPFAGYGVHSTSLLKRHISHQPSVTADPAAQEIWRSEALLQVFVEMWLHHYSLEMYQKLQSPQLALLQYRLSMSSMPCQPLTPPGSGTFDTYQEPFTPTEEHVLVVRLLVKHLHAFSCSLKPEQVSSSPSAHSHPSPLEELKRVVVQRFVQQKLYVFLQHCFGHWPLDASFRVVLEMWLSYIQPWRYTGEKTNPQTHQNKGVPEKWSSFVQENLLMYTNLFQGFLNRVVRTDLVNVKNALMVFRVAKVFAQPNLSEMIQKGEQLFLEPEHVLHHRQHRGFLTPGHGGSFLSARQPVVTDWVFKVKSHVYGLEGPDCQYKQMFGTELRGAVLKLIRIIAQARQTAERISDQSAEVAASNSFMSWFGMGSPDLNYTFNGGEVDDTGECVKKTHEFLERSLDYLCQIFRLNAGQLSQLMATLGSGQDDGNSKQLPDSVQGENGLILTDLGRMQVINGLRRFEIEYQGDPELQPIRSYENAILVRLFFKISSLVNERFGGHMDALCSRPDSLGQLGRYYLASSEAMADGRSPETRRTAARNRRPRLSLRTLASYRTLLMLLLLYLFGALFSFGPMSSTLLILTGGFLYGLFIALFGDKLKSQ encoded by the exons ATGGCTGCCCCTGTCTTGCAACAGTCCAGTTTCCTTCTG GCCAACCTGAAAGTTGACTTGACCACCAAGCCTTTTCTCCAGCGTTGCCAGGAAATGGTCAAGGTCATTGATGACTACCCTGTGAAG GAGCTGCACCTGATCTTCCCATGGCTGGTAGAGAGTGTTTTTGGCAGTCTGGATGGTGTCATCGTGGGCTGGAACCTGCGATTTCTGCAGGCATGCAGCAATGAGTACAACATCGTCATGGACTTTCTCAATCCTAG TGGTCCAATGATGAAGCTTGTGTACAAGCTTCAAGCAGAGGAGTACAAATATGAAATACCAGTCAGCTTTCTCCCT GGTCCTGTAAAGGCGTCCATACAGGAAGGCGTCCTCCCAGATTGCCCACTTTTTCACAACAAGCTGCATTTTCCTCTGCCTGGTCTGCAGACACTCAGCCTGGCGCTCA ATCCCTTTGAATATTACATGTTCATGTTTGCCTCCAGTCTCATCACACCAAAG AACTACCCTCTAGGCCAGCATGTGAGCAGCTTGGACAGTGCATACTTTGTGCTGGTGGACACCTACCTCAAGTATTTCCTCCCTACAGAGGGCAGTGTTCCCCCCTCTCCATTCACAGACAACAGAGGCTCTGTGTCTCCACCTGCTCCCAG GGCTCCCAGCGTGCCTTTTGCAGGTTATGGTGTCCACAGCACCAGCCTCCTCAAGCGCCACATATCCCATCAGCCCTCAGTCACTGCTGACCCTGCAGCCCAGGAGATCTGGAGGTCAGAGGCATTACTACAG GTGTTTGTGGAGATGTGGCTGCATCACTACTCCCTGGAGATGTACCAGAAGCTGCAGTCCCCCCAG CTGGCGCTGCTGCAGTATCGCCTCAGTATGTCCAGCATGCCGTGCCAACCCCTGACCCCTCCTGGCTCTGGGACCTTCGACACGTACCAA GAGCCCTTCACCCCGACAGAGGAGCATGTTCTGGTGGTTCGTCTCCTGGTGAAGCACCTCCATGCCTTCTCCTGCAGCCTGAAGCCTGAGCAGGTCTCCTCCTCGCCCTCGGCTCACTCCCACCCCAGCCCCCTGGAGGAGTTGAAGAG GGTGGTTGTCCAGCGTTTTGTCCAGCAGAAGCTATATGTGTTCCTCCAGCACTGCTTTGGTCACTGGCCTTTAGATGCCTCCTTCAGAGTG gTGTTAGAGATGTGGCTTAGCTACATCCAGCCATGGAGGTACACAGGAGAGAAGACCAATCCTCAGACACACCAGAACAAAGGTGTACCTGAGAAATG GAGCTCGTTTGTTCAGGAGAACCTACTCATGTACACCAACCTCTTTCAGGGCTTCCTAAACAGGGTGGTACGCACAGACCTGGTCAATGTAAAAAATGCACTAATGGTCTTCAGGGTGGCCAAAGTCTTCGCTCAGCCAAACCTATCAGAGATGATTCAGAAAG GAGAGCAGCTGTTTCTGGAGCCGGAGCACGTCCTCCACCACCGGCAGCACCGGGGCTTCCTCACGCCGGGCCACGGTGGCAGCTTTCTATCTGCACGGCAGCCTGTGGTGACAGACTGGGTGTTCAAGGTGAAGAGCCACGTGTACGGCCTGGAGGGACCGGACTGTCAGTACAAACAGATGTTTGGCACGGAGCTGAGGGGCGCG GTCTTAAAGCTTATTCGGATCATCGCCCAGGCAAGGCAGACCGCTGAGAGGATATCAGATCAGTCAGCTGAGGTGGCGGCCAGCAACTCCTTCATGTCCTGGTTTGGAATGGGCTCCCCCGACCTCAACTATACCTTCAATGGAGGAGAGGTGGATGACACCGGGGAGTGTGTCAAGAAGACCCACGAGTTTCTGGAGAGGTCACTGGACTACCTCTGTCAGATATTTCGG CTGAATGCAGGACAGCTGTCTCAGCTGATGGCTACCCTGGGCTCTGGTCAGGACGATGGGAACTCCAAGCAGCTACCAGACTCTGTTCAAGGGGAGAATGGACTCATCCTCACAGACCTGGGCCGGATGCAG GTCATCAATGGACTGCGTAGATTTGAGATAGAGTACCAAGGGGACCCGGAGCTTCAGCCCATCAGGAGCTATGAGAACGCCATCCTGGTCAGACTGTTCTTCAAGATCTCATCTCTGGTAAATGAGAGG TTCGGAGGTCACATGGATGCTCTGTGCTCGCGGCCGGACTCCCTGGGCCAATTGGGACGTTACTACCTGGCCAGCTCCGAGGCCATGGCGGATGGCAGGAGCCCGGAGACGCGACGAACAGCGGCGAGGAACCGACGGCCGCGGCTAAGCCTGCGCACGCTGGCGAGCTACAGAACTCTGCTGATGCTTCTACTGCTCTACCTGTTTGGGGCACTGTTCTCATTCGGCCCAATGTCCAGCACACTGCTCATCCTTACAGGAGGCTTTCTCTACGGACTCTTCATTGCCTTGTTTGGAGATAAACTCAAGTCCCAGTAG